The DNA window CTACAGCTTCAGCGGCGGCAAAGCCCTGCTGACCGTCACCGGCGAAGGCACCGACGTGCTGAGTAACATCTCTTCGCTGGAGTTCAACGACCGCACGATTCAGTTGTCGAACTATCTCTCGCTGAGCGGCGGCGGCGCCGGCAAGGACTCGTTCGTGGCTGGCACCGGCAGTGAATTGTTTTCCGGCGGCGGCGGCCTCGATACCGTCCACTACGGCCGTGTTCGCGATAATTACACGGTGAGCGCCAGCGGCAAGGATTTCACCATCGGCGATAAAAGCGGCAGCGGCGGCACCGATCTGGTGGCCGGCGTCGAGCGCCTGGAGTTTGCCAACGGCAGCGGCGTGGCGCTCGACATCGCAGGCGCGGCCGGCCAGACCTACCGTCTGTACCAGGCGGCCTTCAACCGGACGCCGGACCAGGGCGGCTTTAGCTTCTGGCTGGACAAAATGGACGACGGCCTGGGCCTGGTCACAATGGCGCAGTTCTTCCTTAACAGTGCCGAGAACGTTGCGACCTACGGCACGCTGACGGATGCGCAGTTCGTTGGCCAGGTGTACACCAACGTGCTGCACCGCCAGCCCGACGCCGGCGGCCTGGATTTTTATATCAAGGGCCTTGGCGCCGGGGTGACGCGCGCGACGGTGCTGGCCGACTTCTCCGAATCGCCGGAGAACCAGGCCGCCGTGATCGGCTCGATCACCAACGGCATGAACTACACGGTGTTCTAACGTAGAGGAAATAGTCGGTGCCGTGCGGCTCCGGTTATTGTTATGCTGTCAAGTTAATGTTACCATAAGGAAATTGACCTTTATGCTAACAAACGATGACTACCTTCACCGGCAATAACTCGATCGACGCGCTGTTTCATAGCAGCTGGGCGACCCAAACCAAAACACCGATCAGCCTGACTTACAGCTTCCTGACCGTGGCGCCGGTTGGAACCTACTGGATGGATTCAGTCGGTTTCGCCGCGATGACCGCAGGTCAGCGTGAGGGCGTGAAGGCGGCGATGGCGACCTGGTCGGCTGTTGCCAATATCACCTATACGGAGGTCGCTTCCGGCGGCGACCTGCTTCTTGGCACCAATGATCAAGGCACGGCGAGCGCCGGCTACGCCACCTATCCGGCGTCTGGCAGGACTGTCTACTTATTTACCAGCAATATAGACCCGAACAACTTCAACCTTGTCGACGGTGGTTATGGCAAGAACGTGCTGATACACGAACTTGGCCATACGCTTGGATTGAAGCACCCGGGCGACTACGCTCACGAAGACGACTCGAAAGACGAAGGCCCGTTCCTGCCGACCGCGACGGATAACCGGGACTACACGGTAATGTCGTACAACCAAGGTTCGGGGGTTGTTTATCATGGCAAGTACGGCATCACGCCGATGCTGTACGACATCCAGGTGGCCCAGCTGCTGTACGGCGCCAACATGACCTATCATACCGGCGCGGACACCTACCGCTTTACCGGGGACACCGTGCCGCAGTGCATCTGGGACGCGGGCGGCGTCGATACCCTCGATTTTTCCGCGTGCGCGGGCGCCACCGTGATTGATCTGAACGCCGGTTCCTTCAGCTCGACCGCGCCCGGCTACCACAACATTTCGATCGCTTACAACGTGACGATCGAGCGCGCGATCGCGGGCAATGGCGGATCCACCATTCACGGCAACGATGCCGGCAACGTCATCATTGGCGGCATCCGCAACGATTACGTTTATCTGGGCAAGGGCAGCGACACTGTCACCGGCGGCGGGGGCGGCGACATCGTGATATTCGAGAACGACATCGAGAACTACACCCTCAGCGGCAACAGCGCCACCCTGACGGTCAAGGGCCAGGGCACGGACGTGCTCAACAATATTCCGACGCTGTATTTCAAGGATTTCATCGTGCGGGCCACCGACTACGTCTGGATCGGCGCCGGCGGCGACGGCGCCGACGTGTTCAAGGGCGGGTCGGGCGCCGAACTGTTCAGCGGCGGGGCCGGCGTCGATACCGTCAGCTATAGCCGGGAGCGCGCCAATTTCACCGTATGGTCCGCCAACAGCGCGTTCAAGGTGCGCGACGATGGCGGCAGCGGCGGGATCGATGTGACCGCCGGCGTAGAACGCTTGAAGTTTTCCGATGGCAGCGGCGTGGCGCTCGACATCGACGGCGCGGCCGGCCAGACCTACCGCCTGTACCAGGCGGCCTTCAACCGGACGCCGGACCAGGGCGGTTTCAGCTTCTGGCTCGACAAGATGGACGACGGCCTCGGCCTGGCGAGCATGGCGCAGTTCTTCCTCAACAGCGCCGAGAATGTTGCGACCTACGGCACGCTGACGGACGCGCAGTTCGTCGGCCAGGTGTACACCAATGTGCTGCACCGCCAGCCGGACGCCGGCGGCCTCGACTTCTACCTGAAGGGCCTCGCCGCCGGGCTGACCCGCGCGGCGGTGCTGGCGGACTTTTCCGAATCGCCGGAGAACCAGGCCGCCGTGATCGGCTCGATCACCAACGGCATCAACTACACGGTGTTCTAGGCGGTAAGAAATAGTCGGTGCCTGGCGGCTCCGGCTATTGTCGTGCTGGCAAGATGATGTTACCATAAGGAAATTGAACTTTATGATAACAAACGATGGCTACCTTCGGCACCAACTCGATCGACGCGCTTTACTACAAGAGCTGGGCGGCTTTTACGCAAACGCCGATCACGCTGACCTATAGTTTTCTGAAGGCGAGCCCGGCGGACGCCACCGCCAGGGACGCCCTCGGCTTCGCGCCCATGACGGCGGCGCAGCAGGCGGCAACCAAGGTCGCGATGGCCGCCTGGTCGGCGGTGGCCAACATCACCTATACCGAGGTCGCTTCCGGCGGCATTCTGGGCATCGCGACCAACGATCAGGGCAACGAGAGCGGTGGTTACGCGGGGTATCCGAACGGTACCCGTCCCATTTACTTGTACACCAATAACACGGGCGACTATAACTTCAAGTTCGCGGACGGCGACTATGGCCGCGATGTGTTGCTCCATGAGCTGGGACACATGCTGGGATTGAAACATCCCGGCGACTACAGCAAAGACGCCATGCCCCACCACCAGGGCCCCTTCCTGCCGACCTGGTCGGATAACAAGGACTACACGGTGATGTCGTATAACGACGGGGCGGGCCGGGCGCTGCACGGCAACTATGGCATCTCGCCGATGTTGTACGACATACAGCTGGTCCAGTTGCTGTACGGCGCCAACATGAGCTATCACGCCGGCGCCGATCGGTACAGCTTCGTCAAAGACTCGGCCCCGCAGTGCATCTGGGATGCCGGCGGCACCGATACGCTCGATTTTTCGTCATGCACCGATAGCGTTGTCATCAACATGAACGCGGGCACCTTCAGCTCGACCGCGCCCGGCTACGACAATGTATCGATCGCCTATAACGTGACGATCGAGCGCGCCGTCGCCGGCAGCGGCGGCTCCATCATCCACGGCAACGATGCGGGCAACGTCATCACCGGCGGCATCCGCGCCGACAACATCCATCTGGGTGGCGGCAGCGACACCGTGAACGGCGGCGGCGGTGCGGACATCGTTTATTTTGAGCGCGCCCTGGATTCCTATACGGTCCACGGGGACGGCAAGGTGCTGACCGTCAAGGGGCAGGGCACGGATACGTTGAACAACATCCCGACAGTCTATTTCAGCGACCTGATAATTGAAGCGTCAAAATATATCAGCATCATCGGCGGCGGCGACGGCGACGATGCGTTCAGGGCGGGAACGGGAGCCGAGTTGTTCACCGGCGGCGCAGGAGTGGATGCCGTCAGCTACAGCCGCGGGCGTGACAATTTCACCATCAGCGCGATCCGCAGCGCGTTTACGGTCAGCGACAAGGGCGGCAGCGGCGGCCTGGATGTGGTCGCCGGCGTCGAGCGTCTGAAGTTTTCCGACGGCAGCGGCGTGGCGCTGGACATCGACGGCGCGGCCGGCCAGACCTACCGCCTGTATCAGGCGGCGTTCAACCGGACGCCGGACCAGGGCGGCTTCAGCTTCTGGCTCGACAAGATGGACGACGGCCTGGGACTGGTGAGCATGGCGCAGTTCTTCCTCAACAGCGCCGAGAACGTGGCGACCTACGGCACGCTGACGGACGCGCAGTTCGTCGGCCAGGTGTACACCAACGTGCTGCACCGCCAGCCCGACGCCGGCGGCCTCGATTTCTACCTGAAGGGCCTTGCCGCCGGGCTGACCCGGGCGACGGTGCTGGCGGACTTCTCCGAATCGGCCGAGAACCAGGCCGCCGTCATCGGTTCCATCACCAACGGCATCAACTACACGGTTTTTTAACCGCTTCGACGATGGCCGCCGCCAGATCGCTGTCCGCCGAGGGCAGGCTGATGCGGTTGCGGCCCATGTGCTTGGCGCGGTAAAGGGCCGAGTCGGCCGCCGCGACCAGCTGGCTCGAATCGTTGTCCGGCGCCGCCAGCGCCGTGGCCGCGCCGATGCTGACCGTCACCACGTGGCCCTCGTTGCCGAGGTTGGGCATGTGCAGCTGCTCGACGCGGCAGCGGATGCGCTCGGCCACGATGGCCGCGCCCTTGAGCGACTGGTTGGGCAGGATCACCGCGAACTCTTCTCCGCCATAGCGCGCCACCAGGTCGTTGGTGCGCATTTCGCTGGCCACCGCCTTGGCGATGCGCTGCAGGCACTCGTCGCCGCCGAGGTGGCCGTAGGCATCGTTGTATTGCTTGAAATTGTCGACATCGACCATCAGCAGCGACAGCGGCTGTTGCTGGCGCAGCGCGCGTTGCCATTCCGCGTACAGCGTGTTGTCGAAGCAGCGGCGGTTGGCCAGGCCGGTCAGGCCGTCGCGCGTGGCCAGCTGCTCCAGCGCCACCTGCGCGCATTTTTCGTCCGTCACGTCGCGCAGCGTCTCGACCACCGCCAGCAGCTTGCCCTCGTTGTCGACGATGGGGCTGGCGTCGGCGGCCAGGTAGCGGCGCCGGCCGATGCGCGGCATGTCGCACCAGTTTTCCGCGCGCAGGTTGCCGTCGGGGTCGGCGCGCCGCTGGCTGTGCGGGTCGGCGCCCCGGCCCTGGAGCACCAGGTCGGCCAGGGTGGTGCGCTGTTCATGGTAAAAGCCGCGCCAGTGGTCGGTGGTGCCCAGCACTTCCCAGGCGTCCACCGCCGTCAGGCGTTCGCAGGCGCGGTTCCAGATGATGACTTTGCCGTGGCAGTCGAGCACGAAGGTTGGAATGACCAGCAATTCCATCATTTTGAGCGCGAATCCATGCGGCTGCTCCGGGTGCGGATATTCCATCACATGCTGAATCTTGGGCTTGCGGTTCATGACGGCGGCCTTTGGGGGTATGGGTACGAAATCTGGAGGGGAGGTGCCGCAAGTGCTATGGCAGCGGGAACGACATCGTCAGCGCCGTGCCGCTGCCTGGCGCGGTGGCGACATCGAAACGTCCGCCGGCTTCCGCCACCCGTTCCGCCATGCCGCGCAGGCCATTGCCGCGCCGGGCCGGGGACGAGGTGTCGCTCGCGGCGTGGGCGGGGGCGCGGGCCGGCCCGTGGCCGCTGGCGATGCCAACCCCGTTGTCGCGCACGGTCAGGCTCAGCCGGTCTTCGGCGCGGCTGAGGCCCACCGAGACCTGCGACGCCTTGGCGTGGCGGGCGATATTGCTGAGCGATTCCTGCAGGATCCGGTAGATGACCTTGTCCATGCCGCCGTCGATGCGTCCGTCGGCGGCGATGGCGCCGGCGTCGAGCTGGCAGGCAATGCCGCTGAGGCGCGAGAACTGCGCCACCTGCTGTTCTACCGCGCCGCGCAGGCCGTCGCGCAAGCCCTCCGGCTGTAAATCGCGTACGATGGAGCGCATCGAACGCAAGGTCGCGGCGATGCGCTCGTCGACCTTGTGCAGCGCGTCCTTCAGCTCCGGGTGCTGCGCGGCCAGCGCGCCCAGCTCAAAGCTCATCGCCAGCAAGTGCTGGCCGAGGTCGTCATGCAGGTCGCGGGCGATGCGGCGGCGGTCGGCGTCGCGCAGCGATTGCTGGCTCTTGCTCAGGTGGCAAACCTGGCGGCGGGTGTCGGTCAGCGCCTGTTCGGCCAGCGCGCGGCCGCAGCGCTCGTGCGACAGCCTCGCTTGCAAGCGCGCCTCGATCCGGGCGAACGCGCTGCGTTGCCGTTGCTGTCGCCACAGCAGCAACAGGGCGAGCCAGACCAGCGCGCACACGCCCGCGACGATGAGATCGATCTGGATGGCTTGCGTCGTGTAGTTCATGGTGGTTCGTCCCCTGTGGTCGGGCGCCGGGCCGGTGCACTTGGTGAGATGCACGAAGCCGGTCGCCACCCTATGAAAATACCGTGGTTG is part of the Oxalobacteraceae bacterium OTU3CAMAD1 genome and encodes:
- a CDS encoding histidine kinase — its product is MNYTTQAIQIDLIVAGVCALVWLALLLLWRQQRQRSAFARIEARLQARLSHERCGRALAEQALTDTRRQVCHLSKSQQSLRDADRRRIARDLHDDLGQHLLAMSFELGALAAQHPELKDALHKVDERIAATLRSMRSIVRDLQPEGLRDGLRGAVEQQVAQFSRLSGIACQLDAGAIAADGRIDGGMDKVIYRILQESLSNIARHAKASQVSVGLSRAEDRLSLTVRDNGVGIASGHGPARAPAHAASDTSSPARRGNGLRGMAERVAEAGGRFDVATAPGSGTALTMSFPLP
- a CDS encoding GGDEF domain-containing protein, producing MNRKPKIQHVMEYPHPEQPHGFALKMMELLVIPTFVLDCHGKVIIWNRACERLTAVDAWEVLGTTDHWRGFYHEQRTTLADLVLQGRGADPHSQRRADPDGNLRAENWCDMPRIGRRRYLAADASPIVDNEGKLLAVVETLRDVTDEKCAQVALEQLATRDGLTGLANRRCFDNTLYAEWQRALRQQQPLSLLMVDVDNFKQYNDAYGHLGGDECLQRIAKAVASEMRTNDLVARYGGEEFAVILPNQSLKGAAIVAERIRCRVEQLHMPNLGNEGHVVTVSIGAATALAAPDNDSSQLVAAADSALYRAKHMGRNRISLPSADSDLAAAIVEAVKKPCS
- a CDS encoding DUF4214 domain-containing protein, translating into MTTFTGNNSIDALFHSSWATQTKTPISLTYSFLTVAPVGTYWMDSVGFAAMTAGQREGVKAAMATWSAVANITYTEVASGGDLLLGTNDQGTASAGYATYPASGRTVYLFTSNIDPNNFNLVDGGYGKNVLIHELGHTLGLKHPGDYAHEDDSKDEGPFLPTATDNRDYTVMSYNQGSGVVYHGKYGITPMLYDIQVAQLLYGANMTYHTGADTYRFTGDTVPQCIWDAGGVDTLDFSACAGATVIDLNAGSFSSTAPGYHNISIAYNVTIERAIAGNGGSTIHGNDAGNVIIGGIRNDYVYLGKGSDTVTGGGGGDIVIFENDIENYTLSGNSATLTVKGQGTDVLNNIPTLYFKDFIVRATDYVWIGAGGDGADVFKGGSGAELFSGGAGVDTVSYSRERANFTVWSANSAFKVRDDGGSGGIDVTAGVERLKFSDGSGVALDIDGAAGQTYRLYQAAFNRTPDQGGFSFWLDKMDDGLGLASMAQFFLNSAENVATYGTLTDAQFVGQVYTNVLHRQPDAGGLDFYLKGLAAGLTRAAVLADFSESPENQAAVIGSITNGINYTVF
- a CDS encoding DUF4214 domain-containing protein, whose translation is MATFGTNSIDALYYKSWAAFTQTPITLTYSFLKASPADATARDALGFAPMTAAQQAATKVAMAAWSAVANITYTEVASGGILGIATNDQGNESGGYAGYPNGTRPIYLYTNNTGDYNFKFADGDYGRDVLLHELGHMLGLKHPGDYSKDAMPHHQGPFLPTWSDNKDYTVMSYNDGAGRALHGNYGISPMLYDIQLVQLLYGANMSYHAGADRYSFVKDSAPQCIWDAGGTDTLDFSSCTDSVVINMNAGTFSSTAPGYDNVSIAYNVTIERAVAGSGGSIIHGNDAGNVITGGIRADNIHLGGGSDTVNGGGGADIVYFERALDSYTVHGDGKVLTVKGQGTDTLNNIPTVYFSDLIIEASKYISIIGGGDGDDAFRAGTGAELFTGGAGVDAVSYSRGRDNFTISAIRSAFTVSDKGGSGGLDVVAGVERLKFSDGSGVALDIDGAAGQTYRLYQAAFNRTPDQGGFSFWLDKMDDGLGLVSMAQFFLNSAENVATYGTLTDAQFVGQVYTNVLHRQPDAGGLDFYLKGLAAGLTRATVLADFSESAENQAAVIGSITNGINYTVF